From Canis lupus baileyi chromosome 16, mCanLup2.hap1, whole genome shotgun sequence, a single genomic window includes:
- the SNX11 gene encoding sorting nexin-11 isoform X4, producing MGWSRPGSFVGSTYWLKSVFISRCFLPMGFWFRMLENQEQEEYLGGSDELNGRRRISIVKPFLGNEEVITVRVQDPRVQNEGSWNSYVDYKIFLHTNSKAFTAKTSCVRRRYREFVWLRKQLQRNAGLVPVPELPGKSTFFGSSDEFIEKRRQGLQHFLEKVLQSVVLLSDSQLHLFLQSQLSVPEIEACVQGRSPMTVSDAILHYAMSNCGWVQEERQGSSHLAKGDQPKSCCFLPRSGRRSSPSPPPREEKDHFETQLTRVRGTDHRKRNRADWQKPSPKHLPRRPAV from the exons ATGGGTTG GAGCCGGCCTGGATCATTTGTTGGCAGTACATATTGGCTGAAGTCAGTTTTCATTTCAAG ATGTTTTCTTCCAATGGGCTTTTGGTTTAGGATGTTGGAAAACCAAGAGCAGGAG GAATACCTTGGGGGTTCTGATGAGCTCAACGGCAGAAGAAGGATATCCATAGTAAAGCCATTCCTGGGAAATGAG GAGGTGATCACCGTGCGTGTTCAGGACCCCCGAGTGCAGAATGAGGGCTCCTGGAATTCTTATGTGGATTATAAGATCTTTCTCCAC ACCAACAGCAAAGCCTTTACTGCCAAGACATCTTGTGTGCGTCGCCGATATCGTGAGTTCGTGTGGCTGAGAAAGCAGCTGCAGAGAAATGCTGGTTTAGT GCCTGTACCTGAACTTCCTGGGAAGTCTACCTTCTTTGGCAGCTCGGATGAGTTCATTGAGAAGCGGAGACAAGGTCTGCAGCATTTCCTGGAAAA GGTACTGCAGAGTGTGGTCCTCCTATCGGACAGCCAGTTACACCTCTTCCTGCAAAGCCAGCTCTCCGTGCCTGAGATCGAAGCCTGCGTCCAGGGCCGAAGTCCCATGACCGTCTCCGATGCCATCCTTCACTACGCTATGTCAAACTGTGGCTGGGTCCAGGAAGAGAGGCAGGGCTCTTCTCATCTGGCTAAGGGGGACCAGCCCAAGAG TTGCTGCTTCCTTCCAAGATCGGGCAGGAGGAGCTCCCCCTCACCACCTCCCAGGGAAGAGAAGGACCATTTTGAG ACACAGTTAACGCGAGTGCGAGGTACAGACCACAGGAAGAGGAACCGGGCTGATTGGCAGAAGCCCTCCCCCAAGCACCTCCCGCGCCGGCCGGCTGTTTGA
- the SNX11 gene encoding sorting nexin-11 isoform X6 — protein sequence MGWSRPGSFVGSTYWLKSVFISRCFLPMGFWFRMLENQEQEEYLGGSDELNGRRRISIVKPFLGNEEVITVRVQDPRVQNEGSWNSYVDYKIFLHTNSKAFTAKTSCVRRRYREFVWLRKQLQRNAGLVPVPELPGKSTFFGSSDEFIEKRRQGLQHFLEKVLQSVVLLSDSQLHLFLQSQLSVPEIEACVQGRSPMTVSDAILHYAMSNCGWVQEERQGSSHLAKGDQPKSCCFLPRSGRRSSPSPPPREEKDHFENSLRNCC from the exons ATGGGTTG GAGCCGGCCTGGATCATTTGTTGGCAGTACATATTGGCTGAAGTCAGTTTTCATTTCAAG ATGTTTTCTTCCAATGGGCTTTTGGTTTAGGATGTTGGAAAACCAAGAGCAGGAG GAATACCTTGGGGGTTCTGATGAGCTCAACGGCAGAAGAAGGATATCCATAGTAAAGCCATTCCTGGGAAATGAG GAGGTGATCACCGTGCGTGTTCAGGACCCCCGAGTGCAGAATGAGGGCTCCTGGAATTCTTATGTGGATTATAAGATCTTTCTCCAC ACCAACAGCAAAGCCTTTACTGCCAAGACATCTTGTGTGCGTCGCCGATATCGTGAGTTCGTGTGGCTGAGAAAGCAGCTGCAGAGAAATGCTGGTTTAGT GCCTGTACCTGAACTTCCTGGGAAGTCTACCTTCTTTGGCAGCTCGGATGAGTTCATTGAGAAGCGGAGACAAGGTCTGCAGCATTTCCTGGAAAA GGTACTGCAGAGTGTGGTCCTCCTATCGGACAGCCAGTTACACCTCTTCCTGCAAAGCCAGCTCTCCGTGCCTGAGATCGAAGCCTGCGTCCAGGGCCGAAGTCCCATGACCGTCTCCGATGCCATCCTTCACTACGCTATGTCAAACTGTGGCTGGGTCCAGGAAGAGAGGCAGGGCTCTTCTCATCTGGCTAAGGGGGACCAGCCCAAGAG TTGCTGCTTCCTTCCAAGATCGGGCAGGAGGAGCTCCCCCTCACCACCTCCCAGGGAAGAGAAGGACCATTTTGAG AACTCTCTTAGGAACTGCTGCTAA
- the SNX11 gene encoding sorting nexin-11 isoform X5, producing the protein MGFWFRMLENQEQEEVITVRVQDPRVQNEGSWNSYVDYKIFLHTNSKAFTAKTSCVRRRYREFVWLRKQLQRNAGLVPVPELPGKSTFFGSSDEFIEKRRQGLQHFLEKVLQSVVLLSDSQLHLFLQSQLSVPEIEACVQGRSPMTVSDAILHYAMSNCGWVQEERQGSSHLAKGDQPKSCCFLPRSGRRSSPSPPPREEKDHFEVWAPVVDSAAPSLESTPLPSAPSPSGCDFARPEEGASAPQPVRRAVGGDPAVPLDPGQLETVLEKGALV; encoded by the exons ATGGGCTTTTGGTTTAGGATGTTGGAAAACCAAGAGCAGGAG GAGGTGATCACCGTGCGTGTTCAGGACCCCCGAGTGCAGAATGAGGGCTCCTGGAATTCTTATGTGGATTATAAGATCTTTCTCCAC ACCAACAGCAAAGCCTTTACTGCCAAGACATCTTGTGTGCGTCGCCGATATCGTGAGTTCGTGTGGCTGAGAAAGCAGCTGCAGAGAAATGCTGGTTTAGT GCCTGTACCTGAACTTCCTGGGAAGTCTACCTTCTTTGGCAGCTCGGATGAGTTCATTGAGAAGCGGAGACAAGGTCTGCAGCATTTCCTGGAAAA GGTACTGCAGAGTGTGGTCCTCCTATCGGACAGCCAGTTACACCTCTTCCTGCAAAGCCAGCTCTCCGTGCCTGAGATCGAAGCCTGCGTCCAGGGCCGAAGTCCCATGACCGTCTCCGATGCCATCCTTCACTACGCTATGTCAAACTGTGGCTGGGTCCAGGAAGAGAGGCAGGGCTCTTCTCATCTGGCTAAGGGGGACCAGCCCAAGAG TTGCTGCTTCCTTCCAAGATCGGGCAGGAGGAGCTCCCCCTCACCACCTCCCAGGGAAGAGAAGGACCATTTTGAGGTGTGGGCTCCGGTTGTTGACTCTGCAGCTCCTTCCTTAGAGAGCACCCCCCTCccatctgccccctccccctcaggTTGTGATTTTGCAAGGCCTGAGGAGGGAGCCTCTGCTCCCCAGCCTGTGAGGAGGGCTGTGGGTGGGGACCCTGCTGTGCCTTTGGACCCTGGGCAGTTAGAAACAGTTTTAGAAAAAGGAGCTCTGGTCTGA
- the SNX11 gene encoding sorting nexin-11 isoform X3, with translation MGFWFRMLENQEQEEYLGGSDELNGRRRISIVKPFLGNEEVITVRVQDPRVQNEGSWNSYVDYKIFLHTNSKAFTAKTSCVRRRYREFVWLRKQLQRNAGLVPVPELPGKSTFFGSSDEFIEKRRQGLQHFLEKVLQSVVLLSDSQLHLFLQSQLSVPEIEACVQGRSPMTVSDAILHYAMSNCGWVQEERQGSSHLAKGDQPKSCCFLPRSGRRSSPSPPPREEKDHFEVWAPVVDSAAPSLESTPLPSAPSPSGCDFARPEEGASAPQPVRRAVGGDPAVPLDPGQLETVLEKGALV, from the exons ATGGGCTTTTGGTTTAGGATGTTGGAAAACCAAGAGCAGGAG GAATACCTTGGGGGTTCTGATGAGCTCAACGGCAGAAGAAGGATATCCATAGTAAAGCCATTCCTGGGAAATGAG GAGGTGATCACCGTGCGTGTTCAGGACCCCCGAGTGCAGAATGAGGGCTCCTGGAATTCTTATGTGGATTATAAGATCTTTCTCCAC ACCAACAGCAAAGCCTTTACTGCCAAGACATCTTGTGTGCGTCGCCGATATCGTGAGTTCGTGTGGCTGAGAAAGCAGCTGCAGAGAAATGCTGGTTTAGT GCCTGTACCTGAACTTCCTGGGAAGTCTACCTTCTTTGGCAGCTCGGATGAGTTCATTGAGAAGCGGAGACAAGGTCTGCAGCATTTCCTGGAAAA GGTACTGCAGAGTGTGGTCCTCCTATCGGACAGCCAGTTACACCTCTTCCTGCAAAGCCAGCTCTCCGTGCCTGAGATCGAAGCCTGCGTCCAGGGCCGAAGTCCCATGACCGTCTCCGATGCCATCCTTCACTACGCTATGTCAAACTGTGGCTGGGTCCAGGAAGAGAGGCAGGGCTCTTCTCATCTGGCTAAGGGGGACCAGCCCAAGAG TTGCTGCTTCCTTCCAAGATCGGGCAGGAGGAGCTCCCCCTCACCACCTCCCAGGGAAGAGAAGGACCATTTTGAGGTGTGGGCTCCGGTTGTTGACTCTGCAGCTCCTTCCTTAGAGAGCACCCCCCTCccatctgccccctccccctcaggTTGTGATTTTGCAAGGCCTGAGGAGGGAGCCTCTGCTCCCCAGCCTGTGAGGAGGGCTGTGGGTGGGGACCCTGCTGTGCCTTTGGACCCTGGGCAGTTAGAAACAGTTTTAGAAAAAGGAGCTCTGGTCTGA
- the SNX11 gene encoding sorting nexin-11 isoform X1 yields MGWSRPGSFVGSTYWLKSVFISRCFLPMGFWFRMLENQEQEEYLGGSDELNGRRRISIVKPFLGNEEVITVRVQDPRVQNEGSWNSYVDYKIFLHTNSKAFTAKTSCVRRRYREFVWLRKQLQRNAGLVPVPELPGKSTFFGSSDEFIEKRRQGLQHFLEKVLQSVVLLSDSQLHLFLQSQLSVPEIEACVQGRSPMTVSDAILHYAMSNCGWVQEERQGSSHLAKGDQPKSCCFLPRSGRRSSPSPPPREEKDHFEVWAPVVDSAAPSLESTPLPSAPSPSGCDFARPEEGASAPQPVRRAVGGDPAVPLDPGQLETVLEKGALV; encoded by the exons ATGGGTTG GAGCCGGCCTGGATCATTTGTTGGCAGTACATATTGGCTGAAGTCAGTTTTCATTTCAAG ATGTTTTCTTCCAATGGGCTTTTGGTTTAGGATGTTGGAAAACCAAGAGCAGGAG GAATACCTTGGGGGTTCTGATGAGCTCAACGGCAGAAGAAGGATATCCATAGTAAAGCCATTCCTGGGAAATGAG GAGGTGATCACCGTGCGTGTTCAGGACCCCCGAGTGCAGAATGAGGGCTCCTGGAATTCTTATGTGGATTATAAGATCTTTCTCCAC ACCAACAGCAAAGCCTTTACTGCCAAGACATCTTGTGTGCGTCGCCGATATCGTGAGTTCGTGTGGCTGAGAAAGCAGCTGCAGAGAAATGCTGGTTTAGT GCCTGTACCTGAACTTCCTGGGAAGTCTACCTTCTTTGGCAGCTCGGATGAGTTCATTGAGAAGCGGAGACAAGGTCTGCAGCATTTCCTGGAAAA GGTACTGCAGAGTGTGGTCCTCCTATCGGACAGCCAGTTACACCTCTTCCTGCAAAGCCAGCTCTCCGTGCCTGAGATCGAAGCCTGCGTCCAGGGCCGAAGTCCCATGACCGTCTCCGATGCCATCCTTCACTACGCTATGTCAAACTGTGGCTGGGTCCAGGAAGAGAGGCAGGGCTCTTCTCATCTGGCTAAGGGGGACCAGCCCAAGAG TTGCTGCTTCCTTCCAAGATCGGGCAGGAGGAGCTCCCCCTCACCACCTCCCAGGGAAGAGAAGGACCATTTTGAGGTGTGGGCTCCGGTTGTTGACTCTGCAGCTCCTTCCTTAGAGAGCACCCCCCTCccatctgccccctccccctcaggTTGTGATTTTGCAAGGCCTGAGGAGGGAGCCTCTGCTCCCCAGCCTGTGAGGAGGGCTGTGGGTGGGGACCCTGCTGTGCCTTTGGACCCTGGGCAGTTAGAAACAGTTTTAGAAAAAGGAGCTCTGGTCTGA
- the SNX11 gene encoding sorting nexin-11 isoform X2, which translates to MGWSRPGSFVGSTYWLKSVFISRCFLPMGFWFRMLENQEQEEVITVRVQDPRVQNEGSWNSYVDYKIFLHTNSKAFTAKTSCVRRRYREFVWLRKQLQRNAGLVPVPELPGKSTFFGSSDEFIEKRRQGLQHFLEKVLQSVVLLSDSQLHLFLQSQLSVPEIEACVQGRSPMTVSDAILHYAMSNCGWVQEERQGSSHLAKGDQPKSCCFLPRSGRRSSPSPPPREEKDHFEVWAPVVDSAAPSLESTPLPSAPSPSGCDFARPEEGASAPQPVRRAVGGDPAVPLDPGQLETVLEKGALV; encoded by the exons ATGGGTTG GAGCCGGCCTGGATCATTTGTTGGCAGTACATATTGGCTGAAGTCAGTTTTCATTTCAAG ATGTTTTCTTCCAATGGGCTTTTGGTTTAGGATGTTGGAAAACCAAGAGCAGGAG GAGGTGATCACCGTGCGTGTTCAGGACCCCCGAGTGCAGAATGAGGGCTCCTGGAATTCTTATGTGGATTATAAGATCTTTCTCCAC ACCAACAGCAAAGCCTTTACTGCCAAGACATCTTGTGTGCGTCGCCGATATCGTGAGTTCGTGTGGCTGAGAAAGCAGCTGCAGAGAAATGCTGGTTTAGT GCCTGTACCTGAACTTCCTGGGAAGTCTACCTTCTTTGGCAGCTCGGATGAGTTCATTGAGAAGCGGAGACAAGGTCTGCAGCATTTCCTGGAAAA GGTACTGCAGAGTGTGGTCCTCCTATCGGACAGCCAGTTACACCTCTTCCTGCAAAGCCAGCTCTCCGTGCCTGAGATCGAAGCCTGCGTCCAGGGCCGAAGTCCCATGACCGTCTCCGATGCCATCCTTCACTACGCTATGTCAAACTGTGGCTGGGTCCAGGAAGAGAGGCAGGGCTCTTCTCATCTGGCTAAGGGGGACCAGCCCAAGAG TTGCTGCTTCCTTCCAAGATCGGGCAGGAGGAGCTCCCCCTCACCACCTCCCAGGGAAGAGAAGGACCATTTTGAGGTGTGGGCTCCGGTTGTTGACTCTGCAGCTCCTTCCTTAGAGAGCACCCCCCTCccatctgccccctccccctcaggTTGTGATTTTGCAAGGCCTGAGGAGGGAGCCTCTGCTCCCCAGCCTGTGAGGAGGGCTGTGGGTGGGGACCCTGCTGTGCCTTTGGACCCTGGGCAGTTAGAAACAGTTTTAGAAAAAGGAGCTCTGGTCTGA